One window of Quercus robur chromosome 5, dhQueRobu3.1, whole genome shotgun sequence genomic DNA carries:
- the LOC126726690 gene encoding probable 3-hydroxyisobutyrate dehydrogenase, mitochondrial isoform X2, producing the protein MKKFSDMGVPTKETPFEVAEASDVVITMLPSSSHVFDVFTGPKGLLQGGNLLRPWLLIDSSTIDPQTSRKLSVTVSKCNLKGKKDNLVIPVMLDAPVSGGVLAAEAGTLTFMVGGSEEAFLAAKPLFLSMGQNTIYCGKAGNGSAAKICNNLAMAISMLGVSEALALGQSLGISASTLTKVFNSSSARCWSSDSYNPVPGVMEGAPSSRNYDGGFASKLMAKDLNLAAESAKDIGQKCPLTSHALEIYTELCKDGNETRDFSCVFRHYYSGMDEL; encoded by the exons ATGAAGAAGTTCTCTGATATGGGAGTTCCAACAAAAGAAACACCTTTTGAAGTTGCAGAAGCAAGTGATGTTGTAATAACAATGTTGCCTTCTTCATCTCAT GTATTTGATGTTTTCACTGGACCAAAAGGTTTGCTTCAAGGTGGCAATCTCCTAAGACCATGGTTATTAATAGATTCATCTACTATTGATCCACAAACATCGAGAAAGCTTTCTGTGACTGTATCTAAATGTAATTTAAAGGGAAAGAAAG ACAATTTGGTAATTCCTGTCATGTTGGATGCTCCAGTATCTGGGGGTGTTCTTGCTGCAGAAGCTGGCACACTTACTTTCATG GTTGGTGGATCCGAGGAAGCTTTTCTGGCTGCAAAACCCTTATTCCTTTCAATGGGCCAAAACACAATATATTGTGGGAAAGCAGGAAATGGTTCA GCCGCAAAGATCTGCAATAATTTGGCAATGGCTATTAGCATGCTTGGTGTTTCAGAAGCCCTTGCTCTTGGTCAGTCTCTGGGAATTTCTGCCAGTACTCTGACAAAAGTATTCAACTCTTCAAGTGCTCGCTGTTGGAGTAG TGACAGCTATAATCCAGTTCCTGGAGTGATGGAAGGAGCACCCTCTTCTAGGAATTATGACGGTGGGTTTGCATCTAAGCTTATG GCTAAAGACTTAAACCTTGCAGCAGAATCAGCCAAAGACATTGGTCAAAAATGCCCATTAACATCCCATGCTCTAGAGAT ATATACAGAGCTTTGCAAGGATGGCAATGAAACTAGGGACTTCTCCTGTGTTTTCCGTCATTATTACTCTGGCATGGATGAGTTATAG
- the LOC126726690 gene encoding probable 3-hydroxyisobutyrate dehydrogenase, mitochondrial isoform X1: protein MMSMAICRVRAALLSLSNHKSSLISSSSSSSSSSSIRSFSSSQFESVGFIGLGNMGSRMVNNLLKAGYNVTVHDINCNAMKKFSDMGVPTKETPFEVAEASDVVITMLPSSSHVFDVFTGPKGLLQGGNLLRPWLLIDSSTIDPQTSRKLSVTVSKCNLKGKKDNLVIPVMLDAPVSGGVLAAEAGTLTFMVGGSEEAFLAAKPLFLSMGQNTIYCGKAGNGSAAKICNNLAMAISMLGVSEALALGQSLGISASTLTKVFNSSSARCWSSDSYNPVPGVMEGAPSSRNYDGGFASKLMAKDLNLAAESAKDIGQKCPLTSHALEIYTELCKDGNETRDFSCVFRHYYSGMDEL, encoded by the exons ATGATGAGTATGGCGATTTGCAGGGTGAGAGCAGCACTGCTTTCTCTTTCCAACCACAAATCTTCTCTTatatcctcttcttcttcttcttcttcttcttcttcaatacGCAGTTTTTCATCATCCCAGTTTGAG AGTGTTGGGTTCATTGGGCTGGGAAATATGGGCTCCAGAATGGTGAATAATCTTTTGAAGGCTGGATACAATGTGACTGTTCATGACAT AAATTGTAATGCCATGAAGAAGTTCTCTGATATGGGAGTTCCAACAAAAGAAACACCTTTTGAAGTTGCAGAAGCAAGTGATGTTGTAATAACAATGTTGCCTTCTTCATCTCAT GTATTTGATGTTTTCACTGGACCAAAAGGTTTGCTTCAAGGTGGCAATCTCCTAAGACCATGGTTATTAATAGATTCATCTACTATTGATCCACAAACATCGAGAAAGCTTTCTGTGACTGTATCTAAATGTAATTTAAAGGGAAAGAAAG ACAATTTGGTAATTCCTGTCATGTTGGATGCTCCAGTATCTGGGGGTGTTCTTGCTGCAGAAGCTGGCACACTTACTTTCATG GTTGGTGGATCCGAGGAAGCTTTTCTGGCTGCAAAACCCTTATTCCTTTCAATGGGCCAAAACACAATATATTGTGGGAAAGCAGGAAATGGTTCA GCCGCAAAGATCTGCAATAATTTGGCAATGGCTATTAGCATGCTTGGTGTTTCAGAAGCCCTTGCTCTTGGTCAGTCTCTGGGAATTTCTGCCAGTACTCTGACAAAAGTATTCAACTCTTCAAGTGCTCGCTGTTGGAGTAG TGACAGCTATAATCCAGTTCCTGGAGTGATGGAAGGAGCACCCTCTTCTAGGAATTATGACGGTGGGTTTGCATCTAAGCTTATG GCTAAAGACTTAAACCTTGCAGCAGAATCAGCCAAAGACATTGGTCAAAAATGCCCATTAACATCCCATGCTCTAGAGAT ATATACAGAGCTTTGCAAGGATGGCAATGAAACTAGGGACTTCTCCTGTGTTTTCCGTCATTATTACTCTGGCATGGATGAGTTATAG